One part of the Leucobacter triazinivorans genome encodes these proteins:
- a CDS encoding GuaB3 family IMP dehydrogenase-related protein: protein MSNEIEIGRGKRARRVYTFDEIGIVPTRRTRDPELVSTAWSIDAFQFDIPVLGAPMDSVMSPATAIELGRLGGLGVLNLEGLWTRHENPEPLLEELAGIDDEIVAVKRMRELYSAPIQPELIRARLGEIREAGVTVAGALSPHRTAEFTETVVNAGVDLFVIRGNTVSAEHVAEEGRVPLNLKQFIYELDVPVIVGGAATYQSALHLMRTGAAGVLVGFGGGASSTTRATLGIRAPMATAIADVAGARSDYLDESGGRYVHVIADGGLGTSGDLIKAMACGADAVMLGAALAKASDAPGNGWHWGQEAHHEDLPRGKRMPVGSVAPLSEIVNGPAHVADGSANLIGALRRAMATTGYSELKGFQRIGIVHAER, encoded by the coding sequence GTGAGCAACGAGATCGAGATCGGCCGCGGGAAGCGCGCACGGCGCGTATACACTTTTGACGAGATCGGCATCGTGCCGACACGGCGCACGCGCGATCCGGAGCTTGTCTCGACGGCCTGGTCGATCGATGCGTTCCAGTTCGACATCCCGGTGCTGGGCGCCCCGATGGACTCTGTGATGTCACCCGCGACGGCGATCGAGCTGGGCAGGCTGGGCGGCCTCGGCGTGCTGAACCTCGAGGGGCTCTGGACCCGCCACGAGAATCCCGAGCCGCTGCTCGAGGAGCTCGCGGGCATCGACGACGAGATCGTCGCGGTGAAGCGCATGCGAGAGCTCTACTCGGCGCCGATCCAGCCCGAGCTGATCCGCGCTCGCCTCGGCGAGATCCGCGAGGCCGGCGTGACCGTCGCCGGCGCGCTCTCTCCCCACCGCACCGCGGAGTTCACGGAGACCGTGGTGAACGCGGGCGTCGACCTGTTCGTGATCCGCGGCAACACGGTCTCGGCCGAGCACGTCGCGGAGGAGGGGCGGGTGCCGCTCAACCTCAAGCAGTTCATCTACGAGCTCGACGTGCCGGTGATCGTGGGCGGCGCCGCCACCTACCAGTCTGCGCTGCACCTCATGCGCACGGGCGCGGCCGGCGTGCTCGTCGGCTTCGGGGGCGGCGCGTCCTCCACGACGCGCGCCACGCTCGGCATCCGTGCCCCGATGGCGACGGCGATCGCCGATGTCGCGGGCGCGCGGAGCGACTACCTCGACGAGTCGGGTGGGCGCTATGTGCATGTGATCGCCGATGGCGGTCTCGGCACCTCGGGCGACCTGATCAAGGCGATGGCGTGCGGCGCCGACGCGGTGATGTTGGGCGCTGCGCTGGCAAAGGCATCCGATGCGCCCGGCAATGGGTGGCACTGGGGGCAGGAAGCCCATCACGAGGACCTGCCGCGCGGCAAGCGCATGCCCGTCGGCTCGGTAGCGCCGCTCTCCGAGATCGTGAACGGCCCCGCGCACGTCGCAGACGGCAGCGCGAACCTCATCGGCGCACTGCGCCGCGCGATGGCGACGACCGGCTACTCGGAGCTCAAGGGCTTCCAGCGCATCGGCATCGTGCACGCCGAGCGCTGA
- a CDS encoding Bax inhibitor-1/YccA family membrane protein, whose product MSNPALSNNPALNGKTLTADELRRIYEQPAAQTQRPGVDTPATESGFEQPPAATPSDRPMTYENTISKTAMLFIIVLATAAVGWFMPALALPAAIIGLVLGLVNAFKKEPSVPLIVLYAVFQGVFLGGISGIFEAQWPGIVSQAVIGTLSVFGVTLLLFRSGKVRTSPRLNKIFLVAIVGYAAFSLINFVLVMFVPGIDGWGLRSGWIGVAIGVLAVLLAAYSLVMDFELIQNGVQNRVPEKWAWSAAFGLMVTLIWLYVEILRILAILRGD is encoded by the coding sequence ATGAGCAATCCGGCACTCAGCAACAACCCGGCACTCAACGGCAAGACCCTCACCGCCGACGAGTTGCGCCGCATCTACGAGCAGCCCGCGGCGCAGACGCAGCGGCCGGGCGTCGATACCCCGGCGACGGAGAGCGGCTTCGAGCAGCCGCCCGCGGCCACTCCGTCCGACCGGCCGATGACCTACGAGAACACCATCTCCAAGACGGCGATGCTCTTCATCATCGTGCTCGCCACCGCGGCCGTCGGCTGGTTCATGCCGGCGCTCGCCCTGCCCGCGGCGATCATCGGCCTGGTGCTCGGGCTCGTCAACGCCTTCAAGAAGGAGCCGAGCGTTCCGCTCATCGTGCTCTACGCGGTGTTCCAGGGCGTGTTCCTCGGTGGCATCTCGGGCATCTTCGAGGCGCAGTGGCCGGGAATCGTATCGCAGGCGGTCATCGGCACCCTCTCCGTCTTCGGGGTGACCCTGCTGCTGTTCCGCAGCGGCAAGGTGCGCACGAGCCCCCGTCTCAACAAGATCTTCCTCGTGGCGATCGTGGGCTACGCGGCGTTCTCGCTCATCAACTTCGTGCTGGTGATGTTCGTGCCGGGCATCGACGGCTGGGGCCTGCGCTCGGGCTGGATCGGCGTGGCGATCGGCGTGCTCGCGGTGCTCCTCGCCGCATACTCGCTCGTCATGGACTTCGAGCTCATCCAGAACGGCGTGCAGAACCGGGTGCCGGAGAAGTGGGCCTGGTCGGCCGCATTCGGCCTCATGGTGACGCTCATCTGGCTGTACGTCGAGATCCTGCGCATCCTCGCGATCCTGCGCGGCGACTGA
- the rarD gene encoding EamA family transporter RarD, with protein MTRTRAGLGYGLGAYLLWGTFPFYFGLIAMVGPFEVVPWRVATTLAFCALLVTLTRRWRQVGRILRSPRLFGWFALSAILLYANWQIFILGVMTGHVLETSLGYFINPLFTILIGVLVRKERLSRPQWIAVGIAAVGVATAAIAYGQFPWIALGLAVTFGLYGAVHKHAGEDVDGVTGLTVETLASLPVAAVQLVAVIGLVGINAFSFGPGVTVLVLLSGIMTAVPLILFGEATRRLPLSYLGFLQFLTPILGFLYGYFVMHEEMPLSRWIGFIAVWVALMILIADMVAQLRRSPTAQTNTAPVPLD; from the coding sequence GTGACGCGAACTCGTGCGGGCCTGGGATACGGGCTGGGGGCATATCTGCTCTGGGGGACCTTCCCCTTCTACTTCGGCCTCATCGCAATGGTCGGGCCGTTCGAGGTGGTGCCCTGGCGGGTCGCGACCACGCTCGCCTTCTGCGCTCTCCTCGTGACCCTGACGCGGCGCTGGCGTCAGGTCGGGAGGATCCTCCGATCACCGCGCCTGTTCGGGTGGTTCGCGCTCTCGGCGATACTGCTGTACGCGAACTGGCAGATCTTCATCCTCGGTGTGATGACCGGGCACGTGCTCGAGACCTCGCTCGGCTATTTCATCAACCCGCTCTTCACCATCCTCATCGGGGTGCTCGTGCGCAAGGAGCGCCTCAGCCGCCCGCAGTGGATCGCCGTGGGGATCGCGGCCGTCGGGGTCGCGACCGCCGCCATCGCCTACGGCCAGTTCCCGTGGATCGCCCTGGGCCTCGCGGTCACCTTCGGACTCTACGGCGCCGTGCACAAGCACGCGGGTGAGGACGTCGACGGAGTGACGGGGCTCACCGTCGAGACGCTGGCGTCGCTGCCCGTCGCCGCGGTGCAGCTGGTCGCGGTGATCGGTCTCGTCGGGATCAATGCGTTCTCCTTCGGGCCGGGCGTCACCGTGCTCGTGCTGCTCAGCGGGATCATGACGGCGGTGCCGCTGATCCTCTTCGGGGAGGCCACCCGGCGGCTCCCGCTCTCGTATCTGGGATTCCTGCAGTTCCTCACACCGATTCTCGGGTTCCTCTACGGCTACTTCGTGATGCACGAGGAGATGCCGCTCAGCCGCTGGATCGGATTCATCGCCGTGTGGGTCGCACTCATGATCCTCATCGCCGACATGGTGGCGCAGCTGCGTCGTTCGCCGACGGCACAGACGAACACCGCCCCGGTTCCTTTAGACTGA
- a CDS encoding SURF1 family cytochrome oxidase biogenesis protein, with protein sequence MSPTLHAPARRPEYLGEPTLGQVMRRPRWILALLFALLVAAVFAWLGQWQMDNAIRTDAQQVIDTETPRPLSELAEAGSGVTDVAAGMVVRVSGAFVPEDLEIVTPRENDGETGAWVVGHLAVAADPGTPETGLAVAIGWAPGVAEAEAAADELARVSGLGDVRDLEGRFMPPEGPVVPRADEAPQVMHAMVPAQLVNSWQRVPGPVHSGYLVLHPADGGAELLAAVGLDAIDSVPPEPAESVNWLNVFYAVEWIVFAAFAIFLWYRLARDAWEKEHELQLLRAAEGE encoded by the coding sequence GTGTCACCGACCCTTCACGCGCCGGCGCGGCGACCGGAGTACCTGGGCGAGCCCACGCTCGGCCAGGTGATGCGCAGGCCGCGCTGGATCCTGGCGCTGCTGTTCGCGCTGCTGGTGGCCGCCGTGTTCGCGTGGCTGGGCCAGTGGCAGATGGACAACGCGATCCGCACGGATGCGCAGCAGGTGATCGACACCGAGACCCCGCGGCCGCTCTCGGAACTCGCCGAGGCCGGTTCGGGCGTGACCGATGTCGCGGCCGGAATGGTGGTGCGTGTGAGCGGGGCATTCGTGCCCGAGGATCTGGAGATCGTGACCCCCCGTGAGAACGACGGCGAGACCGGGGCGTGGGTGGTCGGCCACCTCGCGGTGGCGGCGGATCCGGGTACGCCCGAGACCGGTCTGGCGGTGGCGATCGGGTGGGCGCCGGGCGTCGCGGAGGCCGAGGCGGCCGCCGATGAACTTGCGCGGGTCTCCGGTCTCGGCGATGTGCGAGATCTCGAGGGGCGGTTCATGCCTCCCGAGGGGCCCGTCGTGCCGCGGGCTGACGAGGCGCCGCAGGTGATGCACGCGATGGTGCCCGCCCAGCTCGTCAACTCCTGGCAGCGGGTCCCGGGGCCGGTGCACTCGGGGTACCTGGTGCTGCATCCGGCCGACGGGGGAGCCGAGTTGCTCGCCGCAGTCGGGCTCGACGCGATCGACTCGGTCCCGCCCGAGCCGGCCGAGAGCGTGAACTGGCTCAACGTCTTCTATGCGGTCGAGTGGATCGTGTTCGCGGCGTTCGCGATCTTCCTGTGGTATCGGCTCGCGCGCGACGCGTGGGAGAAGGAGCACGAGCTCCAGCTCCTGCGGGCGGCCGAGGGCGAGTGA
- a CDS encoding NYN domain-containing protein, whose amino-acid sequence MPDTQNGRVAVYLDFDNIVLSWYDRVHGRNSFARDRQRIAENPGDPETAARLRAAIVDVGAIIDYASSFGTLVLTRAYADWSAPINADYRTQLVARAVDLVQLFPAAAYAKNGADIRLAVDAVEDMFRLDDLTHVVIVAGDSDYVPLAQRCKRLGRYVVGIGVAGSTAKALTAACDEFASYDALPGVEAIEREQPAKRQRKGAGTAATKDEAERAAAQSSTDVGDDGEPLDTDEPEIAVTGLLIRALWLSQDKDDSGWLYSSAVKQQMRRMDPSFSEKALGFRSFSDFLRSRSDVVELEESGHERLVRLKDQS is encoded by the coding sequence GTGCCGGATACTCAGAACGGCCGCGTGGCGGTCTACCTCGACTTCGATAACATCGTGCTCTCCTGGTATGACCGCGTGCACGGTCGCAATTCCTTCGCCCGGGATCGGCAGCGGATCGCCGAGAACCCGGGCGATCCCGAGACGGCGGCCCGATTGCGCGCAGCCATCGTCGACGTCGGGGCGATCATCGACTACGCCTCGTCGTTCGGCACCCTCGTGCTCACCCGCGCTTACGCGGACTGGTCTGCGCCCATCAACGCCGACTACCGCACGCAGCTCGTGGCCCGCGCGGTCGATCTCGTGCAGCTGTTCCCCGCGGCGGCCTACGCGAAGAACGGGGCCGACATCCGGCTCGCCGTCGACGCGGTGGAGGACATGTTCCGCCTCGACGACCTCACGCACGTCGTGATCGTCGCCGGCGACTCCGACTACGTGCCGCTGGCGCAGCGCTGCAAGCGCCTCGGGCGCTACGTGGTGGGCATCGGGGTTGCCGGTTCGACGGCGAAGGCGCTCACCGCGGCCTGCGACGAGTTCGCCTCCTACGATGCCCTTCCCGGCGTCGAGGCGATCGAACGCGAGCAGCCGGCGAAGCGGCAGCGGAAGGGCGCCGGCACCGCCGCGACGAAGGACGAGGCCGAGCGCGCCGCGGCCCAGTCGTCGACGGATGTGGGCGATGACGGCGAGCCGCTCGACACCGACGAGCCCGAGATCGCCGTGACGGGGCTGCTGATCCGCGCGCTCTGGTTGAGCCAGGACAAGGACGACTCCGGCTGGCTCTACAGCTCGGCTGTGAAGCAGCAGATGCGGCGCATGGATCCCTCGTTCAGCGAGAAGGCGCTGGGATTCCGCTCCTTCTCCGACTTCCTGCGCTCCCGCTCCGACGTCGTCGAGCTCGAGGAGTCGGGCCACGAGAGGCTCGTGCGCCTGAAGGACCAGTCCTAG
- the guaB gene encoding IMP dehydrogenase gives MEQRDPFAFTGLTYDDVLLLPAHTDVIPSDADTSTRLTRRISLNIPLISAAMDTVTETRMAVAMARNGGLGILHRNLSIQDQAEMADRVKRSEAGMITNPVTTSVDATVAEVDALCGEYRVSGLPVVDSNDVLLGIITNRDMRFIDPKDRSQVRVSDAMTRMPLITGPQGISREDAAAIFRQHKIEKLPLVDGEGRLTGLITVKDFDKEEQYPHATKDDAGRLRVGAAVGFFGDAWKRAGELVDAGVDVLVVDTANGDSKGVLDIIAKIKADPAFAAVDVIGGNVATYAGAKAIAEAGADAVKVGVGPGSICTTRVIAGVGVPQVTAVYEASRAATPLDVPVIADGGLQYSGDIAKALVAGASSVMMGSLLAGTDESPGDLVFVGGKQYKNYRGMGSLGALQTRGERTSYSKDRYFQADVPSDEKLIPEGIEGQVPYRGPVGAVTHQMIGGLRQSMFYVGARSVAELKERGNFVRITSAGLKESHPHDVQMVVEAPNYRR, from the coding sequence ATGGAACAGCGTGACCCCTTCGCGTTCACCGGTCTGACTTACGACGATGTGCTGCTGCTTCCCGCGCACACCGACGTCATCCCCAGCGATGCGGACACGTCCACTCGGCTCACCCGCCGCATCAGCCTGAACATCCCGCTCATCTCGGCGGCGATGGACACGGTGACCGAGACGCGCATGGCGGTCGCGATGGCCCGCAACGGTGGACTGGGCATCCTGCACCGCAATCTTTCGATCCAGGATCAGGCCGAGATGGCCGACCGCGTCAAGCGCAGCGAAGCCGGCATGATCACGAATCCCGTGACCACCTCGGTCGACGCGACCGTGGCCGAGGTCGACGCCCTGTGCGGCGAGTATCGCGTGTCAGGACTGCCCGTGGTCGACTCGAACGACGTGCTGCTCGGGATCATCACGAACCGGGACATGCGCTTCATCGACCCGAAGGATCGCTCCCAGGTGCGCGTGTCCGACGCGATGACCCGGATGCCGCTCATCACCGGCCCCCAGGGCATCTCGCGGGAGGACGCCGCGGCGATCTTCCGTCAGCACAAGATCGAGAAGCTGCCGCTCGTCGACGGAGAGGGGCGCCTCACCGGACTCATCACGGTGAAGGACTTCGACAAGGAGGAGCAGTACCCGCACGCCACGAAGGACGACGCGGGGCGGCTGCGCGTGGGCGCGGCGGTCGGCTTCTTCGGCGACGCCTGGAAGCGTGCCGGTGAACTGGTCGACGCCGGAGTCGACGTGCTCGTGGTCGACACGGCGAACGGCGACAGCAAGGGCGTGCTCGACATCATCGCGAAGATCAAGGCCGATCCGGCGTTCGCCGCGGTCGACGTGATCGGCGGCAACGTGGCCACCTACGCCGGCGCGAAGGCGATCGCCGAGGCGGGCGCCGACGCCGTCAAGGTGGGCGTCGGCCCCGGCTCCATCTGCACCACCCGGGTCATCGCGGGGGTGGGCGTGCCGCAGGTCACGGCCGTCTACGAAGCGTCGAGGGCCGCGACCCCGCTCGACGTGCCCGTGATCGCCGACGGTGGCCTGCAGTACTCCGGCGACATCGCGAAGGCCCTCGTGGCCGGTGCCTCTTCGGTCATGATGGGTTCGCTGCTCGCCGGCACCGACGAGAGCCCGGGAGACCTCGTGTTCGTGGGCGGCAAGCAGTACAAGAACTACCGGGGCATGGGATCGCTGGGCGCGCTGCAGACCCGCGGCGAGCGCACCTCGTACTCGAAGGACCGCTACTTCCAGGCCGATGTGCCGAGCGACGAGAAGCTGATCCCCGAGGGCATCGAGGGGCAGGTGCCCTACCGCGGCCCCGTCGGCGCCGTGACGCACCAAATGATCGGCGGCCTGCGCCAGTCGATGTTCTACGTCGGGGCCCGGTCGGTCGCCGAGCTCAAGGAGCGCGGCAACTTCGTGCGCATCACCTCCGCCGGGCTCAAGGAGTCGCACCCGCACGACGTGCAGATGGTCGTGGAGGCTCCGAACTACCGGCGGTAG
- a CDS encoding glycerophosphodiester phosphodiesterase family protein: protein MPDQPAPIVIGHRGAPGYRPEHSASSYRLACELGADAVEPDVVATRDGVLVVRHENEISGTTDVADRPEFAGRRTTKTIDGARQTGWFTEDFTWAELSTLRCRERLARIRPENRRFDGREPILRLRDVLAIVDEQSSSLGRPLGAVIEVKHAEYYLGLGWDLGALLLAELAAAGWDERPERVVIECFELGVLDRLREAGAPARLVFLTERFGAPADEPVGGAPARSYAWYRGDAGLDLLAQRVDGISVAKGNLLRVNALGRAVGSTSLVRRAHERGLLVYTWTLRPENRYLNLRFQTSLRGAEWGDWQGEFGMALSSGVDGIFVDHPDLGVAIREALAQA from the coding sequence ATGCCAGACCAGCCCGCGCCGATCGTCATCGGTCACCGGGGGGCCCCGGGGTATCGCCCCGAGCACAGTGCCTCCTCGTACCGGCTCGCCTGCGAGCTGGGAGCCGATGCCGTCGAGCCGGACGTCGTCGCGACCCGTGACGGCGTGCTGGTGGTGCGGCACGAGAACGAGATCTCGGGCACCACCGATGTGGCGGATCGGCCCGAGTTCGCGGGCCGGCGCACCACGAAGACCATCGACGGTGCGCGCCAGACCGGCTGGTTCACCGAGGACTTCACCTGGGCCGAACTCTCGACCCTGCGGTGCCGGGAGCGCCTCGCGAGGATCCGGCCCGAGAACCGCCGGTTCGACGGCCGAGAGCCGATCCTGCGCCTGCGCGACGTGCTGGCCATCGTCGATGAGCAGAGCTCGAGCCTCGGGCGGCCGCTGGGGGCCGTGATCGAGGTGAAGCACGCGGAGTACTACCTCGGCCTGGGCTGGGACCTGGGTGCGCTGCTGCTCGCCGAGCTGGCCGCGGCGGGCTGGGACGAGCGGCCGGAGCGCGTGGTGATCGAGTGCTTCGAGCTGGGTGTGCTCGACAGGCTGCGCGAGGCCGGCGCGCCCGCCCGCCTCGTCTTCCTCACCGAGCGTTTCGGTGCGCCGGCCGACGAGCCCGTGGGAGGAGCGCCGGCGCGCAGCTACGCCTGGTACCGCGGCGATGCCGGTCTCGACCTGCTCGCGCAGCGCGTGGACGGCATCAGCGTCGCGAAGGGCAATCTGCTGCGCGTCAACGCGCTGGGGCGGGCGGTCGGTTCCACGAGCCTGGTGCGTCGTGCGCACGAGCGCGGCCTGCTGGTCTACACCTGGACGTTGCGTCCCGAGAACCGTTACCTGAATCTCCGATTCCAGACCTCGCTGCGCGGTGCGGAGTGGGGAGACTGGCAGGGCGAGTTCGGCATGGCGCTGAGCTCCGGGGTCGACGGGATCTTCGTGGATCACCCGGACCTGGGGGTCGCGATCCGCGAGGCGCTCGCGCAGGCATAG
- a CDS encoding DUF3817 domain-containing protein, whose amino-acid sequence MQLQPRPTDYPRIRKALGFYKVTSVITGVMLLLLCAVMVMKYAFNVQLFLFTPDGFAQFIELAPEGLESEFQAEGFNLFRAILIAHGWFYVVYLISDFLLWSPMRWHFGRFLLIALGGVIPFMSFFLEARIVREVRGFLESREDAPVVETSARSAG is encoded by the coding sequence ATGCAACTGCAGCCGAGGCCCACCGACTACCCGCGCATTCGCAAGGCGCTCGGATTCTACAAGGTGACGTCGGTCATCACCGGAGTCATGCTGCTGCTCCTGTGCGCCGTCATGGTCATGAAGTACGCCTTCAACGTGCAGCTCTTCCTCTTCACGCCCGACGGCTTCGCGCAGTTCATCGAGCTCGCGCCCGAGGGGCTCGAGAGCGAGTTCCAGGCGGAGGGCTTCAACCTCTTCCGGGCGATCCTCATCGCCCACGGCTGGTTCTACGTCGTCTACCTGATCTCCGACTTCCTGCTCTGGAGCCCCATGCGGTGGCACTTCGGACGATTCCTGCTCATCGCACTGGGCGGCGTGATCCCGTTCATGTCGTTCTTCCTGGAGGCGCGGATCGTGCGCGAGGTGCGAGGGTTCCTCGAGTCCCGCGAGGACGCCCCGGTCGTCGAGACGTCGGCGCGATCCGCCGGGTAG
- the guaA gene encoding glutamine-hydrolyzing GMP synthase: MAEQTDTGHRPVLVVDFGAQYAQLIARRVREAGVYSELVPHTITAAEVEAKQPLGIVLSGGPSSVYEEGAPRFDAAVFELGIPVLGICYGFQVMARALGGEVGNTGDREYGATEAEVLGGGGAILGGQPETQNVWMSHGDAVQQAPAGFDVLARTSVTPVAAFGSPERKLYGVQWHPEVKHSDHGQRILENFLHHVAGIAPDWNAGNVIAEQVERIRAQVGDARVISALSGGVDSAVSTALVHKAIGDQLTAVFVDHGLLRKGEREQVERDYVASTGVHLITVHAADTFLGHLEGVTDPEEKRKIIGREFIRSFEQVQRDLVAEAKAEGEQVKFLVQGTLYPDVVESGGGSGTANIKSHHNVGGLPDDLDFELIEPLRALFKDEVRAIGRELGIPEAIVGRQPFPGPGLGIRIVGEVTRERLDVLREADAIAREELTAAGLDQQIWQCPVVLLADVRSVGVQGDGRTYGHPIVLRPVSSEDAMTADWTRVPYEVLARISNRITNQVPEVNRVVLDVTSKPPGTIEWE, encoded by the coding sequence ATGGCAGAACAGACTGATACCGGGCATCGTCCCGTTCTCGTCGTCGATTTCGGTGCGCAGTATGCGCAGCTGATCGCCCGCCGTGTGCGCGAGGCCGGAGTCTACTCCGAGCTGGTGCCGCACACGATCACGGCGGCCGAGGTCGAGGCGAAGCAGCCGCTCGGCATCGTCCTCTCCGGCGGTCCCTCGTCGGTGTACGAGGAGGGGGCCCCTCGATTCGACGCGGCGGTCTTCGAGCTCGGCATCCCGGTGCTCGGGATCTGCTACGGATTCCAGGTCATGGCGCGCGCCCTCGGCGGCGAGGTCGGCAACACCGGCGACCGCGAGTACGGTGCGACCGAGGCGGAGGTGCTGGGCGGCGGCGGCGCGATCCTCGGCGGTCAGCCGGAGACGCAGAACGTGTGGATGAGTCACGGCGATGCCGTGCAGCAGGCGCCCGCCGGCTTCGATGTGCTCGCGCGCACGTCGGTGACCCCCGTGGCGGCGTTCGGCTCACCCGAGAGGAAGCTCTACGGCGTGCAGTGGCACCCCGAGGTGAAGCACTCCGACCACGGCCAGCGCATTCTCGAGAACTTCCTGCACCACGTAGCGGGTATCGCCCCCGACTGGAACGCGGGCAACGTGATCGCCGAGCAGGTCGAGCGCATCCGTGCTCAGGTGGGCGACGCCCGGGTCATCTCGGCGCTCTCGGGCGGCGTCGACTCCGCGGTCTCGACCGCGCTCGTGCACAAGGCCATCGGTGACCAGCTCACCGCGGTGTTCGTCGACCACGGGCTGCTGCGCAAGGGCGAGCGCGAGCAGGTCGAGCGCGACTACGTGGCTTCCACGGGCGTGCACCTCATCACGGTGCACGCGGCCGACACCTTCCTCGGGCATCTCGAGGGCGTCACCGATCCCGAGGAGAAGCGCAAGATCATCGGCCGCGAGTTCATCCGCTCATTCGAGCAGGTGCAGCGCGATCTCGTCGCAGAGGCGAAGGCCGAGGGGGAGCAGGTCAAGTTCCTCGTGCAGGGCACGCTCTACCCCGACGTGGTCGAGTCGGGTGGCGGATCGGGCACCGCGAACATCAAGTCTCACCACAATGTGGGCGGTCTGCCCGACGATCTCGACTTCGAACTCATCGAGCCGCTGCGGGCGCTCTTCAAGGACGAGGTGCGAGCGATCGGCCGCGAACTCGGGATCCCCGAGGCCATCGTCGGTCGCCAGCCGTTCCCGGGCCCGGGTCTCGGGATCCGAATCGTCGGCGAGGTGACGCGCGAACGGCTCGACGTGCTGCGCGAGGCAGACGCGATCGCCCGCGAGGAGCTCACAGCGGCCGGGCTCGACCAGCAGATCTGGCAGTGCCCGGTGGTGCTGCTCGCCGACGTCCGCTCTGTGGGCGTGCAGGGCGACGGCCGCACCTACGGTCACCCCATCGTGCTGCGGCCCGTCTCGTCAGAGGACGCGATGACGGCCGACTGGACTCGGGTGCCGTACGAGGTGCTGGCGCGCATCTCGAATCGCATCACGAACCAGGTGCCGGAGGTCAATCGCGTGGTGCTCGATGTCACGTCGAAGCCCCCGGGGACGATCGAGTGGGAGTAG
- the groES gene encoding co-chaperone GroES → MSVAIKPLEDRIVIKQVEAEQTTASGLVIPDSAKEKPQEGEVVAVGPGRVSDAGTRIPLDVSVGDLVIYSKFGGTEVKVGGDDYLVLSARDILAVVER, encoded by the coding sequence GTGTCGGTTGCCATCAAGCCGCTCGAAGATCGTATCGTTATCAAGCAGGTCGAGGCAGAGCAGACCACCGCGTCCGGTCTGGTGATCCCCGACAGCGCGAAGGAGAAGCCGCAGGAGGGCGAGGTCGTCGCCGTGGGCCCCGGCCGCGTCTCGGATGCCGGCACCCGCATCCCGCTCGACGTCTCCGTCGGCGATCTGGTGATCTACTCGAAGTTCGGCGGCACCGAGGTCAAGGTGGGCGGCGACGACTACCTGGTGCTCTCGGCCCGCGACATCCTCGCAGTGGTCGAGCGTTAA
- a CDS encoding prepilin peptidase, producing MSTACPSLLLASTALLGLLIGGSLNELILRATAGQKSGVPGRARRASCGRGPIRDPLVVTTTGVCFTAVTWWWLIDSADPALGDGASAVMLIAYLHLAAVSIALARIDLDTSRLPNGIVLPSLLVFASLTAAASLLDAEPRPLLRALCGGAALAAWYGAFVLIRPGALGMGDVKLAVLLGTASAWLGWGQLVIGALATFVLGGMYGSALLLTRRAGRGSGIPFGPWMIIGAWAGMITGEGVAAWWFAS from the coding sequence GTGAGCACGGCGTGCCCGAGCCTGCTCCTCGCGTCGACGGCGCTGCTCGGGCTGCTGATCGGCGGATCACTGAACGAGCTGATCCTTCGCGCGACCGCCGGGCAGAAGTCGGGCGTGCCCGGGCGCGCCCGACGCGCATCGTGCGGGCGCGGCCCGATCCGCGATCCGCTCGTCGTAACCACCACCGGCGTCTGTTTCACCGCCGTGACCTGGTGGTGGCTCATCGACAGCGCAGACCCCGCGCTCGGAGACGGGGCGTCAGCCGTGATGCTGATCGCCTACCTGCACCTCGCAGCCGTGTCGATCGCGCTCGCGCGGATCGACCTCGACACCTCGCGGCTACCCAATGGGATCGTGCTGCCGTCGCTTCTGGTCTTCGCCTCGCTCACCGCCGCAGCATCGCTGCTCGATGCCGAACCGCGGCCGCTGCTGCGCGCGCTGTGCGGGGGTGCAGCACTCGCAGCGTGGTACGGCGCGTTCGTCCTGATTCGCCCGGGCGCCCTGGGTATGGGCGATGTGAAGCTCGCCGTTCTGCTCGGCACCGCATCGGCCTGGCTCGGCTGGGGGCAACTGGTCATCGGGGCGCTCGCGACGTTCGTACTCGGCGGGATGTACGGATCAGCACTGCTGCTCACGAGGCGAGCGGGTCGCGGCAGCGGTATCCCCTTCGGGCCCTGGATGATCATCGGCGCCTGGGCGGGGATGATCACCGGAGAAGGGGTCGCCGCCTGGTGGTTCGCCTCGTGA